The proteins below are encoded in one region of Nitrososphaerota archaeon:
- a CDS encoding HNH endonuclease, which translates to MKRKSPELWKARILKASLHRFGIEMAVEQILDWMAKTPTCTYCGEKIPVRKYSVDHIVPRSRGGLPDDPSNVQLVDLGCNLMKGNMTDSEFRDLLAYLSDKPIVGKMMRQRLKASGYLFNR; encoded by the coding sequence TTGAAACGGAAGTCGCCTGAACTCTGGAAGGCGAGGATCCTCAAGGCGTCTCTTCACCGGTTCGGTATTGAGATGGCAGTAGAACAGATCCTGGATTGGATGGCAAAGACCCCTACGTGTACATACTGCGGTGAGAAGATCCCTGTAAGGAAGTATTCTGTAGACCACATAGTTCCTAGAAGTAGAGGAGGCTTGCCTGACGACCCATCAAATGTTCAATTGGTCGATTTAGGGTGCAACCTGATGAAAGGTAACATGACGGACAGCGAATTCAGAGATCTGCTGGCATATCTGAGCGATAAACCAATCGTAGGGAAAATGATGCGGCAGAGACTGAAAGCCTCGGGCTACCTGTTCAATCGCTAG